In Prunus dulcis chromosome 2, ALMONDv2, whole genome shotgun sequence, a single genomic region encodes these proteins:
- the LOC117618682 gene encoding CST complex subunit TEN1-like, whose translation MTSSEIKSGALVSLQDLHPSSSYFKQGASLRVTGKLQEYSVETAIATIIDGSDSLKINTQHLRELSFRVGSIYQFIGELLIQPDNEAVLQARVGRNVDGIDLNLYYQSLQLLRQFQAHHLKNPVT comes from the exons ATGACGTCATCTGAAATAAAATCTGGGGCATTGGTTTCATTGCAAGACCTACATCCATCTTCCTCTTATTTCAAGCAAGGGGCTTCGTTGAGAGTAACTGGAAA gtTACAAGAGTATTCTGTAGAGACAGCCATTGCCACAATTATTGATGGAAGTGACAGCTTAAAAATCAACACCCAACACCTCAGGGAGCTTAGCTTTCGAGTCGGATCTATCTACCAGTTCATCGGCGAGCTGCTTATTCAACCTGATAATGAG gcaGTCTTGCAGGCACGTGTGGGTAGGAATGTTGATGGCATTGATCTCAATCTCTATTATCAGTCTCTCCAATTGTTGAGGCAATTTCAGGCTCATCATTTGAAGAACCCAGTAACTTAA